The genomic interval TACCCTGGGAGCCGATGCACCTTTTCTGGCCAAATTCCTGGTGAAGCTCATGGCCCAGATTCAGGGTTCAGTTACCGATAAGCGCCGTATCCGCCAGGTTTTGACGCCAGAGGTTTCTCGACTTAAGGCAGATATCAATCTGCTCCTGGCAGACGGCAGTAAAAAGCTACGGGCTAAGTTTCCTGAGAAAAAAGGCATCTTACTCATTTTGGATGGGTTAGACAAATGCCCGCCCAATGTCGCTACGCATCTATTTTTTGACTACGCCCTGCAAATGCAGGAGTTGCACTGCATGATTCTCTATACGGTGCCTATTTCTACCCTTTACAGCCAGCGAGGCATTAGTACTGCCTTTGGCAATCCCCACATTGTGCCGATGGTGAATGTGTATCAGTACGCTCGCGATCGCCTGGAGCTAGATTACAACCCAGACGGGCTAAACGCCATTGCCAGCATGATCGAAAAGCGGGTAGATGCCAGTGCTGTGTTTGAGAGCCGCGAGCTGTTGCTAGAGATGGCAAAAACCAGTGGTGGCCACGTACGCCACATGATGCAGATGATGCGAGATGCCAGCATTCACGCCCTGGGCCTGGGTCGCACGAAAATTCAGGCGGACAATGTGACCTATGCGGCTAAACAGCTTCAGTTTCGTTTTGAGCGATCGACCCCACGTACCCACTATCCCGAATTGGCCAAGATTGCTCAGAAGAAAGAAATTACCGACGACAATGTTGGGAAAGAACTACTGTTTAGCACGGCGGTTCTAGAGTATAACGGCGACAATCGTTGGATCTATCCTCATCCGGTGATACGGCACAGTGACCTCTTCAAACAAGCCCTGGCTGACATCCCAGCCTGACTCAGCCCTGCCCGAGTTTTTGGGGCTGAATCTAGAGTCTTTTCGCGGGTTGGCTACGTTTTGCGACCTGTCGGAGGGCTTTGCCATTGCCTTTGCCGAAGTCAACTTTGCTGCCGATGGGGATAGGCTGATTCAAGCCTTGCGGGAACGTCCAGAATGCCAGGCCGTGCAACTGGTGGTGCTGGATTTTTCCCAGGAGCGTCTTGCCTCGCTGCTACCCAGGCTAATGGCAGAAGTGGCCAACCTGCCAACGGCGGCCAATCTAAAGTTAGTGGTTGTTTTGCGGGGGCTCGAAACCTCGATTGGCATCGCAGAGGATGATGTGGTCTTTCTAGAAGACCTCAACTTCATCCGCGATGCCCTGGCCCGTCGCATTCCCCACCCAATCATTTTTGTTCTGCCCAAGTATGCGCTCAAACGCCTGGCCCGCACCGCCAGGGATTTTTGGGCCTGGGCCTCGGCAGTGTTTGAATTTCGCTCCGTCCGCAGTGATGTTAATACAGCCCAAACGGCTGCCCTGAACTCTGGCCGCCTCTTTACTAGCGATCTCAAGCCCGTCAAGCAAAGCCGCATTGATCAGCTTCACCGCCTGCTGGAGGAATATGCTCCCGCCGCCTGCGACAGCGCCATTGCCAATGCCGAAATTCGCCTGACAATTTTGCTAGAGCTAGCAGATGCTTATCGTAGTTTGTCTGAGATGAAGACGGCTTGTCAATTTTATCGCCAGGCCCTGTCTCTAGCCCAAGCCAGCCAGAAACAAATTCTTGAAGCTGAAGCCCTGTTGGGTTTAGGTAAAACTCTCCGTTTTATCGAAACTGATCGTCAAGCTCTGGAAACCTACGAGCAGGCGTTGACGATTTATCGCGAGGTGGGCGCTCGGCTCGGCGAAGCCAACACGCTGCAAGCGCAGGGCGACGTGCTGCAATTCCTCAAACAAAGTCGTGAGGCGCTGGAAACCTACGAGCAGGCGTTGACGATTTATCGCGAGGTGGGCGATCGGCTCGGCGAAGCCAACACGCTGCAAGCGCAGGGCGACGTGCTGCAATTCCTTGATCAACGGAGTGAGGCGCTGGGGAACTACGAGCAGGCGTTGACAATTTATCGCGAGGTGGGCGATCGGCTCGGCGAAGCCAACACGCTGAAAGCGCAGGGCGAAGTGCTGCAATTCCTCGATCAACGGAGTGAGGCGCTGGGGAACTACGAGCAGGCGTTGACGATTTATCGCGAGGTGGGCGATCGGCTCGGCGAAGCTAACACGCTGAAAGCGCAGGGCGACGTGCTGCAATTCCTCAAACAAAGTCGTGAGGCGCTGGGGAACTACGAGCAGGCGTTGACGATTTATCGCGAGGTGGGCGATCGGCTCGGCGAAGCTAACACGCTGAAAGCGCAGGGCGACGTGCTGCAATTCCTCAAACAAAGTCGTGAGGCGCTGGGGAACTACGAGCAGGCGTTGACGATTTATCGCGAGGTGGGCGCTCGGCTCGGCGAAGCCAACACGCTGCAAGCGCAGGGCGATGTGCTGCAATTCCTCGATCAACGTAGCGAGGCGCTGGCCAACTACGAGCAGGCGTTGACGATTTATCGCGAGGTGGGCGATCGGCTCGGCGAAGCCAACACGCTGCAAGCGCAGGGCGACGTGCTGCAATTCCTCAAACAAAGTCGTGAGGCGCTGGCGAACTACGAGCAGGCGTTGACGATTTATCGCGAGGTGGGCGCTCGGCTCGGCGAAGCCAACGCTGTGCTGGGCGTGGGCAGTTTACAAGATGATCCCCAGCGGGCGATGGATTATTTTTTGCAGGCCCAGGCAATTTTTGGGGCCATTGGCAGCCGATACAGCCAGGGCCGCAATCTGCTGATGTTCATTGTCCAGGCCCAGGTGCAGCTCAACGACCTGGCGGGGGCGCACCAATCCCTAGACGAGGCCACCGCCATTGGCCAGGAAATCGGCTTCGAGCCATTCTGCCAGTATGCCGACCAAGTTCGGGCTCAACTCTCTAACCCAGCGTCATGAGCAGAGAATGGTAGTAGTGGGTTGGGCGGTGATGGGGTGGCGGAGTGTTCTGGTTGGTAGTGGAGCGAGGTAAACAGCAATGAAAGCCTATGAGTTTGCGGGGGAAGTGATGGCCGATGGGCAGCTTAAACTGCCAGAGTCGGCCCTGGTGCAGTTGGCGGGGCATCGCGCCGTCAGAGTCATCGTGCTAGTGCAAGACCCATCAGAAGATGAGGAAGCAGCCGAGTGGAATACTATGGCAGCTGAGCAGTTTTTAGCGGGCTACAGCAAAGCCGATGCCATCTACGACACGTTGTAGCTATGATCCGCTACCAGCCTGGTGATGTGGTTTTGCTGGCGTTTCCCTTCACCGATGGCATTCGCCAAAAACAGCGCCCAGCCCTAGTTCTGCTAGATATAGACGACCCAGATATTGTGGTGGCCCGGATTACCAGCCAACCCTACACAACTGCTTTTGATGTTGCCCTTGCAAACCAGGCTGAAGCGGGTTTGCTGCTGCCTTCAACCGTGCGACTACACAAGCTGGCGACT from Leptolyngbya sp. KIOST-1 carries:
- a CDS encoding P-loop NTPase fold protein, whose product is MAAPNYTLAKTLREAYRVCDVRPLSLENIDRYYIPFESRQNAISDVNGRLAVTEPGEFGTVLFTGHIGCGKSSELARISQHQQEDFLVVEVQVDEEADIQDIEYTDLYLIIIKQVEFELRKLNIQFDQDLLKGFEDWFKEITTETEESVARSVNVAAEATLGADAPFLAKFLVKLMAQIQGSVTDKRRIRQVLTPEVSRLKADINLLLADGSKKLRAKFPEKKGILLILDGLDKCPPNVATHLFFDYALQMQELHCMILYTVPISTLYSQRGISTAFGNPHIVPMVNVYQYARDRLELDYNPDGLNAIASMIEKRVDASAVFESRELLLEMAKTSGGHVRHMMQMMRDASIHALGLGRTKIQADNVTYAAKQLQFRFERSTPRTHYPELAKIAQKKEITDDNVGKELLFSTAVLEYNGDNRWIYPHPVIRHSDLFKQALADIPA
- a CDS encoding tetratricopeptide repeat protein, which codes for MTSSNKPWLTSQPDSALPEFLGLNLESFRGLATFCDLSEGFAIAFAEVNFAADGDRLIQALRERPECQAVQLVVLDFSQERLASLLPRLMAEVANLPTAANLKLVVVLRGLETSIGIAEDDVVFLEDLNFIRDALARRIPHPIIFVLPKYALKRLARTARDFWAWASAVFEFRSVRSDVNTAQTAALNSGRLFTSDLKPVKQSRIDQLHRLLEEYAPAACDSAIANAEIRLTILLELADAYRSLSEMKTACQFYRQALSLAQASQKQILEAEALLGLGKTLRFIETDRQALETYEQALTIYREVGARLGEANTLQAQGDVLQFLKQSREALETYEQALTIYREVGDRLGEANTLQAQGDVLQFLDQRSEALGNYEQALTIYREVGDRLGEANTLKAQGEVLQFLDQRSEALGNYEQALTIYREVGDRLGEANTLKAQGDVLQFLKQSREALGNYEQALTIYREVGDRLGEANTLKAQGDVLQFLKQSREALGNYEQALTIYREVGARLGEANTLQAQGDVLQFLDQRSEALANYEQALTIYREVGDRLGEANTLQAQGDVLQFLKQSREALANYEQALTIYREVGARLGEANAVLGVGSLQDDPQRAMDYFLQAQAIFGAIGSRYSQGRNLLMFIVQAQVQLNDLAGAHQSLDEATAIGQEIGFEPFCQYADQVRAQLSNPAS
- a CDS encoding type II toxin-antitoxin system PemK/MazF family toxin, with translation MIRYQPGDVVLLAFPFTDGIRQKQRPALVLLDIDDPDIVVARITSQPYTTAFDVALANQAEAGLLLPSTVRLHKLATLEKSMVSRWLGHLSAPDWARVGNVINLLWRLSP